From the genome of Haloterrigena sp. KLK7, one region includes:
- a CDS encoding acyl-CoA dehydrogenase family protein, producing MDFSEPSEAVQIKKALDGFIEREVAPLENEYDQFLGADYEKHIVDENHRQVPEYRNVVERIRKKSAEAGFYGMTMPEEVGGGDVDILTRAIVGEHMSNRPPGFHSAVFGGAGGPTPILLECDEDQREEYLEPLMDGEITTCFALTEPGHGSDAHYMDTRAEKDGDEWLINGQKVYITNGPYADFAMVFARTSGDDGDLEGITCFLVDADNPGFEVGTIHRAMGMTPGTHAELHFDDCRVSEDQVLGEVDQGFQSAMSWIGGGRINIAAGSVGTAQFLLDMSVDYARNRETFDEPIGHRQGVSFQLAELATDIEQVRQLYRYAAWKMDNGERARKEESMAKLRGAELANEAADIAMQVHGGAGFMKDLPIERNYRSARVFRIFEGTDEIQKRTIARELI from the coding sequence ATGGACTTCAGCGAACCGTCCGAAGCGGTGCAGATCAAGAAGGCACTCGACGGCTTCATCGAACGGGAGGTCGCCCCGCTCGAGAACGAGTACGATCAGTTCCTCGGCGCCGACTACGAGAAGCACATCGTCGACGAGAACCACCGACAGGTCCCCGAATACCGGAACGTCGTCGAACGGATCCGGAAGAAATCGGCCGAGGCGGGCTTCTACGGGATGACGATGCCCGAGGAGGTCGGCGGCGGCGACGTCGACATCCTCACGCGGGCGATCGTCGGCGAGCACATGTCGAACCGGCCGCCGGGATTCCACAGCGCCGTCTTCGGCGGGGCCGGCGGGCCGACGCCGATCCTGCTCGAGTGCGACGAGGACCAACGCGAGGAGTACCTCGAGCCGCTGATGGACGGTGAGATCACGACCTGCTTCGCGCTGACCGAGCCCGGACACGGCAGCGACGCCCACTACATGGACACTCGAGCCGAGAAGGACGGCGACGAGTGGCTCATCAACGGCCAGAAGGTGTACATCACGAACGGGCCGTACGCGGACTTCGCGATGGTGTTCGCCCGGACGAGCGGCGACGACGGCGACCTCGAGGGGATCACCTGCTTCCTCGTCGACGCCGACAACCCCGGATTCGAGGTCGGCACGATCCACCGCGCGATGGGAATGACCCCCGGCACGCACGCCGAACTCCACTTCGATGACTGCCGAGTCTCGGAGGATCAGGTGCTGGGCGAGGTCGATCAGGGGTTCCAGTCGGCAATGAGCTGGATCGGCGGCGGCCGGATCAACATCGCCGCGGGGTCGGTCGGCACCGCCCAGTTCCTGCTGGACATGTCAGTCGACTACGCCCGGAACCGAGAGACCTTCGACGAGCCGATCGGCCACCGACAGGGCGTCTCCTTCCAGCTGGCCGAACTCGCGACAGACATCGAACAGGTCCGCCAGCTCTACCGCTACGCGGCCTGGAAGATGGACAACGGCGAGCGTGCCCGCAAGGAGGAGTCGATGGCGAAGCTTCGCGGTGCCGAACTCGCCAACGAGGCCGCCGACATCGCGATGCAGGTCCACGGCGGCGCCGGCTTCATGAAGGACCTCCCGATCGAGCGCAACTACCGCTCGGCCCGCGTCTTCCGCATCTTCGAGGGGACCGACGAGATACAGAAACGAACGATCGCCCGCGAACTCATCTGA
- a CDS encoding D-2-hydroxyacid dehydrogenase — protein MTVVVTPYLFGSGSPRLVDEIRDRRPEIDLEHVTDEDALLEAVVDAEVVVTGRLPDDVLNAADDLRWVQALSAGTDTYDHDALAARDVALTTVSGIHARPIGQQVMGYLLHFERRFDRAIAQQRRREWERYTGGELGDRTIGIVGVGAIGSQVADYCTAFDARVVGTKRDPTDAPAALDAVYGPNELESVLADSDYLVLACPLTDETRGLIDAEALATLDDDAVLVNVARGEVVDEPALVDALEGDELGGAALDVFEAEPLPEESQLWDRDDVLVTPHMAGSTPHYWERCADVFLRNYDRFRSGKDLENRVV, from the coding sequence ATGACCGTCGTCGTAACGCCGTATCTCTTCGGGAGCGGCAGTCCGCGACTCGTCGACGAGATCCGCGACCGTCGGCCCGAGATCGACCTCGAACACGTCACCGACGAGGACGCGCTGCTCGAGGCGGTCGTGGACGCCGAGGTCGTCGTGACCGGACGGCTCCCCGACGACGTGTTGAACGCGGCCGACGACCTGCGGTGGGTTCAGGCGCTTAGCGCGGGCACGGACACGTACGATCACGACGCGCTCGCCGCCCGCGACGTCGCGCTGACGACGGTTTCGGGCATCCACGCGCGGCCGATCGGCCAGCAGGTGATGGGATATCTGCTCCATTTCGAACGCCGCTTCGATCGCGCGATCGCTCAGCAGCGCCGGCGGGAGTGGGAGCGCTACACGGGTGGCGAACTCGGCGATCGAACGATCGGCATCGTCGGGGTCGGGGCGATCGGCTCGCAGGTCGCCGACTACTGCACCGCCTTCGACGCGCGGGTCGTCGGCACGAAACGCGATCCGACCGACGCGCCCGCGGCGCTGGACGCCGTCTACGGGCCGAACGAGCTCGAGTCCGTTCTCGCCGACAGCGACTACCTCGTCCTCGCCTGCCCGCTGACCGACGAGACCCGCGGACTGATCGACGCCGAGGCGCTGGCGACGCTTGACGACGACGCGGTGCTCGTCAACGTCGCCCGCGGCGAGGTCGTCGACGAGCCGGCGCTCGTGGACGCGCTCGAGGGCGACGAACTCGGCGGCGCCGCCCTCGACGTCTTCGAGGCGGAACCGCTGCCCGAGGAGTCCCAGCTGTGGGACCGCGACGACGTGCTCGTGACGCCCCACATGGCGGGATCGACGCCCCACTACTGGGAGCGGTGTGCCGATGTCTTCCTGCGGAACTACGACCGGTTCCGAAGCGGGAAGGACCTCGAGAACAGGGTCGTCTGA
- a CDS encoding MBL fold metallo-hydrolase: MSTPTDRASGPVSMPITRLDFDIEWPPKHAAAYLVETPAPILVDTGDPDDRAAETIREALTEQGHELADVEAVVVTHPHSDHIGQVPLLRDAGATVYAPAPALERLERDADELAAGVHEIGRSVGYKGEAIEREAERARDSLHRNRRLLDPDEAVGFAFDDPMTVAGLEFEPIHTPGHQIHHASLAATIDGRRVLFSGDALIEPFRPGAIHVGIDHGAYDAVDAFHEAMDRLEGRSFDRVFPGHGPVFTDAERVVERTRSELESLTAETLEAVVTVGPATPIEVTRNRTGEIRYPAQVLDTLGALGTLERRERVQYEDRDGVRHYSVRKVGP; the protein is encoded by the coding sequence ATGAGTACGCCGACGGATCGCGCATCGGGGCCGGTCTCGATGCCGATCACGCGACTCGATTTCGACATCGAATGGCCGCCGAAACACGCCGCTGCGTATCTCGTCGAGACGCCGGCACCGATACTCGTCGACACCGGCGATCCAGACGACAGGGCCGCGGAGACGATCCGCGAGGCGCTGACCGAGCAGGGCCACGAACTCGCGGACGTCGAAGCGGTCGTCGTCACCCATCCCCACAGCGATCACATCGGTCAGGTGCCGCTGCTCCGCGACGCCGGTGCGACCGTCTACGCGCCCGCGCCGGCGCTCGAGCGACTCGAGCGCGACGCCGACGAACTCGCCGCCGGCGTTCACGAGATCGGCCGGTCAGTGGGCTACAAGGGCGAAGCGATCGAGCGCGAGGCCGAACGCGCCCGGGATTCGCTGCACCGAAACCGGCGCCTGCTCGATCCGGACGAGGCCGTCGGGTTCGCGTTCGACGACCCGATGACGGTCGCGGGACTCGAGTTCGAGCCCATCCACACGCCCGGTCACCAGATCCACCACGCGAGCCTCGCGGCGACGATCGACGGCCGGCGCGTCCTCTTCAGCGGGGACGCGCTCATCGAGCCGTTCCGCCCGGGGGCGATTCACGTGGGGATCGATCACGGGGCCTACGATGCCGTCGACGCGTTCCACGAGGCGATGGACCGGCTCGAGGGCAGATCGTTCGACCGGGTCTTCCCGGGCCACGGCCCCGTCTTTACGGACGCCGAGCGGGTCGTCGAGCGCACGCGCAGCGAGCTCGAGTCGCTGACCGCGGAGACGCTCGAGGCCGTCGTGACGGTCGGCCCGGCGACGCCGATCGAGGTCACGCGAAACCGCACCGGCGAGATTCGATATCCGGCGCAGGTACTCGACACACTCGGCGCGCTCGGTACGCTGGAGCGGCGAGAACGGGTCCAGTACGAGGACCGCGACGGCGTCCGCCACTACTCGGTCAGGAAGGTCGGGCCGTGA
- a CDS encoding IclR family transcriptional regulator — translation MATTNAEGGNRVQAVVKTLDILEALWQAEGAGVTELTERTGLAKSTVHAHLTTLRSKGYVVQDGDEYRLSLRFLSFGEHVKHAEPLYHAAETPMADLADRTGERVLCSTEQNGLGIIIGAHDGERSVSSNIDVGTPTFLHCSAIGKAMLAHFDDEKVERIVDDWGLPAFSDETITEYETLVAELEEIREEGVAYNRGEYLSGISAIGAPILGDDDTVYGAICVVGPQHRLESEWDHEELRDQLLSAANTIEVNLLFSD, via the coding sequence ATGGCAACAACGAACGCGGAAGGTGGGAACAGGGTGCAGGCAGTCGTCAAGACTCTCGACATCCTCGAGGCGCTGTGGCAGGCCGAGGGGGCCGGAGTGACCGAACTGACCGAGCGGACGGGGTTGGCCAAGAGTACGGTTCACGCGCACCTGACGACGCTGCGCTCGAAGGGGTACGTCGTCCAGGACGGGGACGAATACCGGCTGAGCCTCCGGTTTCTCTCCTTCGGCGAGCACGTCAAACACGCCGAGCCGCTGTACCACGCCGCGGAAACGCCCATGGCGGACCTGGCGGATCGGACCGGCGAGCGGGTGCTCTGTTCGACCGAGCAGAACGGGCTCGGAATCATCATCGGTGCCCACGACGGCGAGCGCTCCGTCTCCTCGAACATCGACGTCGGAACCCCCACGTTCCTCCACTGCTCGGCGATCGGCAAGGCGATGCTCGCCCACTTCGACGACGAGAAGGTCGAGCGGATCGTCGACGACTGGGGGCTGCCCGCGTTCTCCGACGAGACCATCACGGAATACGAGACTCTGGTGGCGGAACTCGAGGAGATCCGCGAGGAGGGAGTCGCCTACAACCGAGGCGAGTACCTGTCCGGGATCAGCGCCATCGGCGCGCCGATTCTCGGCGACGACGACACCGTCTACGGCGCTATCTGTGTCGTCGGGCCACAACACCGACTCGAGAGCGAGTGGGACCACGAGGAGCTACGCGATCAACTGCTCTCCGCGGCGAACACGATCGAGGTCAACCTTCTCTTCTCGGACTGA